One Candidatus Binatia bacterium genomic window, CGAAGAAGGTCAGAAATGGATCGACGGCTCCAGCCAGGACCTGCGACGGGAAGGGACCTGGACCGCCGGCTACCCCTACGCAAAATTCTTCTTTCTGGAATCCATGCGATGGTGGCGCGGCGGAGACGGCAAACCCTCAACCCGCTATAACGCCGCGGTTCGATTTCCCGACCTGCCGCTGCGCGACCTCCAACGCCTGTCCCGAAGCGGAGAGGCCTTCCTTGACCTCTATGAAGAAGGCGCTCAGGTCGAGTTGACCATCGTGAACCGCAAAGGATTGGAGGAGGCGCTTCGCTGGCCGATAGAGTTTCTGATCGACCAGGCGCCGGCTCACGCGACCCGCCCCGATCTGCAACCAGCACCCCCGCCGTCCCGAAGCAGGACAGATCCCGGCTGCTTGAATCGTGACCCGCACCTATGCAAAACCGGGAGCCCAAACTTCTAGCGCATCATCGACCAGAACGGGGACGCCGAGCTCTTTATGAGTTGGCGCTTTCATTGGATTCTCCCTTAGCTGGCCCAGCCGATATATTTCGTTTCCGTATAGGTATCGAGAGCAAACCGGCCGCCATCGCGTCCCTGCCCGCTCATCTTGAAACCGCCAAAAGGTGCTTGCGGGTTCGGCGGTGCACCATTGATCTGAACGGTACCGGTGCGCAAGGCACGTGCCACGCGCATCCCGCGGAGGGGGTCCTTCGTCCACACATAGCCGTAGAGGCCGAAATCGGAATCATTGGCAATCGCGATTGCTTCCGCTTCGTCCTTGAAAGGAATGGCGATAACGACGGGACCGAAAATCTCCTCGCGCGCCACCTTCATCTGATTATGCGCGTCGGTAATCAAAGTCGGTTCGAAATAATAACCCTTTTCCATGGAGGCAGGACGACCACCACCGCAAGCAATCGTCGCCCCTTCGGCGCGTGCCGATTCGACATAAGCCTCGATCCGTTCGAGTTGCGCTCTCGAGATGACCGGCCCGACCTGAATACCCTCTTCATAGGGCGATCCGATCTTGAGTTGACTGGCCGCGCCAGCCAACTTCGCCGTGAAATCGTCGTAAAGACTCTCTTGCACCAGAACCCGCGTACCGGCGATACAAATCTGCCCTGCGTGAAAGGCAAAGACGCTCATGGCGCCGCGCAAGGCGCCGGCGATATCACAATCGTCGAACACGATATTGGCAGACTTTCCGCCCAGCTCCTGCAAGGTGCGCTTCATGGTCCGCCCCGAAACCTCCTCGATCCGAGCCCCCACAGCGGTTGATCCGGTGAAGGAAACCATGTCGACATCCGGGGAGGTGGTCAGCGCCTCGCCCAGCTCCGGGGCAGGTCCGGAGATGAAATTGACGACACCCGGTGGCAGGTGTTCGGCCACAATCCTCGCCAGTTCGGTCATCCCGAGAGGATCCTGCGGGGGGGGCTTGATAACGACGGTATTACCGCAGGCCAAGGCAGGCCCGATTTTGCCCGCGCAATTGGTCATGGGGAAATTATAAGGGCTGATGCACGCCACCACCCCGAGAGGCTCGCGCACCACAATCCCTGCAGCCAATGAGGCGCTGGAACCCGCGACGGGCTCGCGACAAATCGGAGGCAGGCCTGTCGTATCCTCTTCCCGAGCGTGCTGGGCGTACATTTCGAAACGCTCGGCAACGTGCAGAATCTGCAGATGGAGAGCGTAGCTCTTCAGAGCACCCGTCTCCGCAATCGTCATTTCTTCCAGCGACGGCGCGGCCTTCCGGAAGGCTGCCGCGACGTTGGCCAACGCTTCACCTCTCTCGGCACCACTCATCCGGGGCCAGGGCCCCTCGTCAAACGCATGTCTCGCCGCGGCAGCCGCCGCCTCAACCTGCGCCACCGAGCAATTCGGGGCTTTCCCCGCGAGCTCTTCGGTTGCCGGGTTCAGGATATCGTAGGTACCGCCATCGGCCGGGATCCAGTCCCCGCCGACAAGAATATTGCTGAAATTTGGTGTCGCCATGCTTTTTCTCATAGCCTCGAGTCTCTTTTCGGGCAAAGGGTTCGATCAGTCGAATTAACGAATTGCGATTCGGAAAATCAATTTGCCAATTCCCAAGCAGCTGTTGTAATTCTGTGGCTCAAAGATTGGCTCCATGAATACACGCGCTGAACCAAAAGACCTGGAAACCGAGCACCCCCGAGAAGCCGCGCGGGAGGCCAAGGCGGCCCTCTATCGCGAACATATCCTGGCAATGGCGGAACAAGTCTTCGGCGAACAGGGCTACCAGCGCGCGAAGGTCCAGGATATTTCGCAACGGGCCGGCCTGTCGATGGGCTCGATCTACGCCCTTTTCCCGGGAAAGCAGCAGATATTCGATGACATCATGGAAAAGCGGCGTCTCGAATTTCTCGAAATCATTCGGGAACATACCGCGAAATACGAAGCTCCCCTTGAATGCCTCGAGGCGCTGTCGCGAGCATTTATAGGATATTTTCACGAACATCGTGATTTTCTCCGGATGCAACTCCAGCTTGGCGCTGCCTGGGCGGACGGAGCCATTCCGGCCAAGGCACGTCATCACTCGGAAGTGGCGGCTGAAATTCACGATCTACAGTTGCGTATCTTTCAAAAGGGCGTCGCAACCGGTGCCTTCATCGAGGAAGACCCCGCCTATCTGGAAACTCTTTTCAGCGGCATCGACCAGATCCACCTTGGTCATTGGCTTTCGCATGGCGGCACAGAAACTGTCGAGGAGCTCACCGAGCGCTTCCTGCGCATTCTGCGTCGTACTTTCGTCCGCACAGACAATTAGGAGAGAAAAATGGAATTTGGAATTTTTGTTCAGGGCTATGCCCCGGGAGAAAAGGCACACGATTCAGAGGCCGAACATGCGGCCATTCACGATGAAGCGGCCTACGCCCGCGCGGCGGACGAAAACAACTGGAAGTATTGCTGGGTCACCGAACATCATGGCCTGACCGAATACAGTCATATTTCCGCCAACGACGTCTATCTGGGCTTTCTTGCCGCCCAGACCAAAAACATCCACATCGGCTCGGGGATCTTCAACCTGAGCCCGCGCGCCAACCACCCGGTCCGCAATGCCGAGCGCGCGGCCATGTTGGACCACCTCTCGAACCGTCGCTTCGAATTCGGTACCGGCCGTGGCGCGGGCTCTCATGAGGTCGGCACCTTCAACATTGAGGACACATCGTCCACCAAATCCGAGTGGGACGAAGTCGCGCCGCAACTCATCCGGA contains:
- a CDS encoding TetR/AcrR family transcriptional regulator: MNTRAEPKDLETEHPREAAREAKAALYREHILAMAEQVFGEQGYQRAKVQDISQRAGLSMGSIYALFPGKQQIFDDIMEKRRLEFLEIIREHTAKYEAPLECLEALSRAFIGYFHEHRDFLRMQLQLGAAWADGAIPAKARHHSEVAAEIHDLQLRIFQKGVATGAFIEEDPAYLETLFSGIDQIHLGHWLSHGGTETVEELTERFLRILRRTFVRTDN
- a CDS encoding aldehyde dehydrogenase family protein; its protein translation is MATPNFSNILVGGDWIPADGGTYDILNPATEELAGKAPNCSVAQVEAAAAAARHAFDEGPWPRMSGAERGEALANVAAAFRKAAPSLEEMTIAETGALKSYALHLQILHVAERFEMYAQHAREEDTTGLPPICREPVAGSSASLAAGIVVREPLGVVACISPYNFPMTNCAGKIGPALACGNTVVIKPPPQDPLGMTELARIVAEHLPPGVVNFISGPAPELGEALTTSPDVDMVSFTGSTAVGARIEEVSGRTMKRTLQELGGKSANIVFDDCDIAGALRGAMSVFAFHAGQICIAGTRVLVQESLYDDFTAKLAGAASQLKIGSPYEEGIQVGPVISRAQLERIEAYVESARAEGATIACGGGRPASMEKGYYFEPTLITDAHNQMKVAREEIFGPVVIAIPFKDEAEAIAIANDSDFGLYGYVWTKDPLRGMRVARALRTGTVQINGAPPNPQAPFGGFKMSGQGRDGGRFALDTYTETKYIGWAS